In Carya illinoinensis cultivar Pawnee chromosome 16, C.illinoinensisPawnee_v1, whole genome shotgun sequence, a single window of DNA contains:
- the LOC122299941 gene encoding probable disease resistance RPP8-like protein 2, producing the protein MAEYVVSLVLDKIATQLIDEAVSLSEVCRQVEWIQDELRRIQCFLKDADAKQDGDERIRNWIADIRDVAYDSDDVIDIYILKMAQQRKFMCFDCHPFMLSRFIARHKINRQISKVKTKIQNINYSRGTYGIENLGRGGEATGLAVGRLREKRRSSAHAWEDDTVGLVEDMNKLVARVIHGEPRRSVISIIGMAGLEYRVKEILQYLGKTILGLGKADFDTMSNEDLKEFLSKFLEERRYIIVLDDIWKIEVWDDLKAAFPDAENGSRIVLTTRFKDIALHADPRKPPHELCLLSDEDSWKLLSKKVCLEWNSIRTLPPWSEGLGRQIVKKCGGLPLAIVVLGGLLSRKEASYSDWLKVLQSVHWHITQDPTLCADILALSYHDLPYYLKPCFLYLGLFPEDFEISARKLILLWVAEGFVQPRGQEPLEDVAEDYLEELIGRSMIQVAARKSNGRIKACIIHDLLREFAISKATEDRFLEVIHQDVTVKSFTRGRHLSAHCRVPPALKNTSKVRSLLCFDLNEPVFREMKKFKLLRVLDLEGIHIARLDSAVGKLVHLRYLGLRGTWLKTLPSSVCYLVKLQTLDLRSTLVSPIPAVVIKLQQLRHLFFNELGEMVPSPPPSRTFLANLQTLHGLCINGTESVENVLNKLTNLRELELYGELELQEKALGMWILNLKGLHCLKLHARGFAAAVAIPMLDFSSHTHLHKLHLVGLLNKTQTFPPNLTELSLQNSFLTEDPMEKLEQLPNLRVLKLKQSSYVGKEMICSSGGFPQLQILKLSFLFYVETWQIAEKAMSNLRELEIVECKRLKIVPRGLWPVSSLCILRLGYMPLDIEMRVQERQGENWYRLEHTLPV; encoded by the exons TCTGTAGACAAGTTGAATGGATCCAAGACGAATTGAGGCGAATCCAATGCTTTCTTAAAGATGCTGATGCAAAGCAAGATGGTGATGAAAGAATTAGAAACTGGATAGCAGACATTCGAGATGTTGCTTATGACAGCGATGATGTTATTGACATCTACATCCTCAAAATGGCACAACAGAGAAAATTCATGTGTTTTGACTGTCACCCTTTCATGTTGAGCAGGTTCATTGCTCGCCACAAGATCAACAGGCAGATCAGTAAGGTCAAaactaaaattcaaaatatcaaTTACAGTAGAGGAACTTATGGAATTGAAAATTTAGGGAGAGGGGGAGAAGCGACAGGTCTTGCAGTTGGTAGGCTTCGGGAGAAGAGACGATCCTCTGCTCATGCTTGGGAAGACGACACTGTTGGTTTGGTGGAAGACATGAACAAGTTGGTGGCAAGAGTGATTCATGGAGAGCCGCGGCGATCGGTAATTTCAATCATTGGTATGGCAGGCCTAG AATATAGAGTCAAGGAGATCTTACAATATTTAGGCAAAACAATATTGGGGCTTGGAAAAGCGGACTTTGACACAATGAGTAATGAGGATTTGAAGGAATTCTTGTCAAAATTCTTGGAGGAGAGGAGGTATATCATAGTGCTTGATGATATTTGGAAAATAGAAGTTTGGGATGATCTCAAAGCAGCCTTTCCAGATGCAGAGAATGGGAGTAGGATAGTGTTAACTACCCGTTTCAAAGATATTGCTTTACATGCTGATCCAAGAAAACCGCCACACGAGCTATGCCTTCTTAGTGATGAGGATAGCTGGAAATTGTTGTCCAAAAAGGTGTGCCTAGAATGGAACTCCATAAGAACTTTACCTCCATGGTCTGAAGGGCTTGGCAGGCAGATTGTGAAAAAGTGTGGGGGCTTACCTCTTGCTATTGTAGTATTGGGAGGTCTCCTGTCCAGAAAAGAAGCATCCTACAGTGACTGGCTCAAAGTGTTGCAGAGTGTGCATTGGCATATAACACAAGACCCAACTCTATGTGCTGACATCTTAGCATTAAGCTATCACGACTTACCATACTACTTGAAACCATGTTTTCTCTACTTGGGTCTTTTTCCTGAAGACTTTGAGATTTCGGCCCGGAAGTTGATCTTGTTATGGGTTGCCGAGGGATTTGTACAGCCAAGAGGCCAAGAACCATTGGAAGATGTTGCAGAGGATTACTTGGAGGAACTAATAGGAAGAAGTATGATTCAGGTTGCAGCTAGGAAATCAAATGGAAGAATTAAAGCATGCATTATACATGACCTTTTAAGGGAATTTGCAATATCAAAAGCTACGGAGGATCGATTTCTTGAAGTCATTCATCAGGATGTCACAGTCAAGTCCTTTACAAGAGGTCGTCATCTTTCTGCACACTGCAGAGTTCCCCCTGCATTAAAAAACACTTCAAAGGTCCGCTCCTTACTGTGCTTTGACCTTAATGAACCCGTTTTCAGAGAAATGAAGAAATTCAAACTGCTGCGAGTTCTTGACTTAGAAGGCATTCATATAGCTAGGCTTGACTCAGCTGTTGGAAAGCTTGTTCATTTGAGGTACTTGGGGTTAAGAGGTACATGGCTAAAAACGCTCCCTTCATCAGTTTGCTATCTTGTGAAATTGCAGACTTTAGATCTGAGATCAACTTTAGTCAGTCCTATTCCTGCTGTGGTTATCAAGCTGCAGCAACTAAGACACCTATTTTTCAATGAACTTGGGGAGATGGTGCCAAGCCCACCACCCTCTAGGACATTTCTTGCAAATCTCCAAACCTTACATGGGTTGTGCATTAATGGGACTGAAAGTGTAGAGAATGTTTTAAACAAGCTAACCAACCTAAGAGAACTAGAATTGTACGGAGAGCTAGAGTTGCAAGAAAAAGCTTTAGGCATGTGGATTTTGAACCTGAAGGGTCTCCATTGTTTGAAGTTGCACGCGAGAGGATTTGCTGCTGCTGTTGCCATCCCAATGCTGGACTTTTCATCTCACACTCATCTCCACAAGCTGCACTTGGTAGGGCTTCTGAATAAAACACAAACTTTTCCGCCAAACCTTACCGAGCTGTCCTTACAAAACTCCTTTTTGACTGAAGACCCCATGGAAAAGCTGGAGCAGCTGCCAAACCTGAGAGTTCTGAAATTGAAGCAGTCATCATATGTTGGAAAAGAAATGATTTGCAGTAGTGGGGGTTTTCCACAACTGCAGATCTTgaaactttcttttcttttctatgtaGAGACATGGCAAATAGCAGAAAAAGCAATGAGCAATCTGAGAGAATTAGAGATTGTTGAATGCAAGCGGTTGAAGATTGTTCCAAGAGGACTATGGCCAGTAAGTAGTCTTTGCATTTTAAGATTGGGATATATGCCTCTTGATATTGAAATGAGGGTTCAAGAACGTCAGGGTGAAAACTGGTATAGACTTGAGCATACACTTCCAGTTTGA